The Streptomyces sp. NBC_00162 genome window below encodes:
- a CDS encoding IclR family transcriptional regulator produces MARNIQSLERAAAMLRLLAGGERRLGLSDVASSLGLAKGTAHGILRTLQAEGFVEQDPASGRYQLGAELLRLGNSYLDVHELRARALVWTDDLARASGESVYVGVLHKSGVLIMHHVFRPDDSRQVLEVGAMQPLHSTALGKVLSAYDPVAHTQAVEVEREAFTPRTVTDGRGFEEVLELTRARGWAADVEETWDGIASVAAPIHDRRRMPVGAVAVAGAVERVCGESGEPRAALVASVRDCARSVSRDLGAGRF; encoded by the coding sequence ATGGCACGGAACATCCAGTCGCTCGAACGAGCCGCTGCGATGCTGCGGCTCCTGGCGGGCGGGGAACGCCGGCTGGGCCTGTCGGATGTGGCGTCCTCCCTGGGCCTGGCCAAGGGCACGGCGCACGGGATCCTGCGCACCCTGCAGGCCGAGGGCTTCGTGGAGCAGGACCCGGCCTCCGGCCGCTACCAGCTGGGCGCGGAGCTGCTGCGCCTGGGCAACAGCTACCTCGACGTGCACGAGCTGCGGGCCCGCGCCCTGGTCTGGACGGACGACCTGGCCCGGGCGAGCGGCGAGAGCGTGTACGTGGGCGTGCTGCACAAGAGCGGGGTGCTGATCATGCACCACGTGTTCCGGCCCGACGACAGCCGTCAGGTGCTGGAGGTGGGGGCCATGCAGCCGCTTCACTCCACGGCCCTGGGCAAGGTGCTGTCGGCCTACGATCCGGTCGCGCACACGCAGGCCGTGGAGGTCGAGCGGGAGGCGTTCACGCCCCGTACGGTCACCGACGGCCGGGGGTTCGAGGAGGTCCTGGAGCTGACCCGGGCGCGCGGCTGGGCCGCCGATGTCGAGGAGACCTGGGACGGCATCGCCTCGGTGGCCGCGCCCATCCACGACCGGCGCCGGATGCCGGTCGGCGCGGTGGCGGTCGCGGGTGCCGTGGAGCGGGTCTGCGGGGAGTCCGGGGAGCCCCGGGCGGCCCTGGTGGCCTCCGTACGGGACTGCGCAAGGTCGGTTTCACGCGATCTCGGGGCGGGCCGGTTCTGA
- the metH gene encoding methionine synthase → MASLPNPPADTQTRADALREALATRVVVADGAMGTMLQAQDPSMEDFQQLEGCNEVLNVTRPDIVRTVHEAYFSVGVDCVETNTFGANYAALAEYDIAERNFELSEAGARIAREVADEFTASTGQQRWVLGSIGPGTKLPTLGHITYDKIRDAYQVNAEGLLTGGADALLVETTQDLLQTKSSIIGARRAMEALGVTVPLICSVTVETTGTMLLGSEIGAALTALEPLGIDMIGLNCATGPAEMSEHLRYLARNARIPLSCMPNAGLPVLTKDGAHYPLSAPELADAQETFVREYGLSLVGGCCGTTPEHLRQVVERVRGTAITQRTPQPEPGAASLYQTVPFRQDTSYMAIGERTNANGSKKFREAMLDARWDDCVEMARDQIREGAHMLDLCVDYVGRDGVADMEELAGRFATASTLPIVLDSTEVPVIQAGLEKLGGRAVINSVNYEDGDGPESRFAKVTGLAREHGAALIALTIDEEGQARTVEHKVAIAERLIDDLTGNWGIHESDILIDTLTFTICTGQEESRGDGIATIEAIRELKRRHPDVQTTLGLSNISFGLNPAARVLLNSVFLDECVKAGLDSAIVHASKILPIARFDEEQVTTALDLIYDRRAEGYDPLQKLMALFEGVNTKSMKAGRAEELLALPLDERLQRRIIDGEKNGLEADLAEALQTRPALDIVNDTLLEGMKVVGELFGSGQMQLPFVLQSAEVMKTAVAYLEPHMEKTDDEGKGTIVLATVRGDVHDIGKNLVDIILTNNGYNVVNIGIKQPVSAILEAAQEHRADVIGMSGLLVKSTVIMKENLQELNQRKLAADYPVILGGAALTRAYVEQDLHEIYEGEVRYARDAFEGLRLMDALIAVKRGVPGASLPELKQRRVAKRDTPVLQVDEPEEPGGRSDVSVDNPVPTPPFWGTRVVKGIPLKDYSSWLDEGALFKGQWGLKQARAGGATYEELVETEGRPRLRGLLDKLHTENLLEAAVVYGYFPCVSKGEDLIILDEQGNERTRFTFPRQRRGRRLCLADFFRPEESGETDVVGLQVVTVGSKIGEATAKLFESDSYREYLELHGLSVQLAEAMAEYWHARVRAELGFGGEDPAAVEDMFDLKYRGARFSLGYGACPDLEDRAKIADLLEPERIGVHLSEEFQLHPEQSTDAIVIHHPEAKYFNAR, encoded by the coding sequence ATGGCCTCGTTGCCGAACCCGCCCGCTGACACCCAGACCCGGGCCGATGCCCTCCGAGAGGCGCTCGCCACCCGTGTGGTCGTCGCCGACGGAGCCATGGGAACGATGCTCCAGGCGCAGGACCCCTCGATGGAGGACTTCCAGCAGCTCGAAGGATGCAACGAGGTCCTCAACGTCACCCGTCCGGACATCGTGCGCACCGTCCACGAGGCGTACTTCTCCGTGGGCGTGGACTGCGTCGAGACGAACACCTTCGGTGCGAACTACGCCGCGCTCGCCGAGTACGACATCGCCGAACGCAACTTCGAGCTCTCCGAGGCCGGCGCCCGGATCGCCCGCGAGGTCGCCGACGAGTTCACCGCCTCCACCGGACAGCAGCGCTGGGTCCTGGGCTCCATCGGCCCCGGCACCAAGCTGCCCACCCTCGGGCACATCACCTACGACAAGATCCGCGACGCCTACCAGGTCAACGCGGAGGGCCTGCTGACCGGCGGCGCCGACGCGCTGCTGGTGGAGACCACGCAGGACCTGCTCCAGACCAAGTCCTCCATCATCGGCGCCCGCCGCGCCATGGAGGCACTCGGCGTCACCGTCCCGCTGATCTGTTCGGTGACGGTGGAGACGACCGGCACGATGCTGCTGGGTTCGGAGATCGGTGCGGCGCTCACGGCGCTCGAGCCGCTGGGCATCGACATGATCGGCCTGAACTGCGCCACCGGTCCAGCGGAGATGAGCGAGCACCTGCGCTACCTGGCGCGCAACGCCCGCATCCCGCTCTCCTGCATGCCCAACGCCGGCCTGCCCGTCCTGACCAAGGACGGCGCGCACTACCCGCTGAGCGCCCCCGAGCTCGCCGACGCCCAGGAGACCTTCGTCCGCGAGTACGGACTCTCCCTGGTCGGCGGCTGCTGCGGTACGACTCCGGAGCACCTGCGGCAGGTCGTGGAGCGCGTTCGCGGCACCGCGATCACTCAGCGGACCCCCCAGCCCGAGCCCGGCGCGGCCTCCCTCTATCAGACGGTGCCGTTCCGGCAGGACACCTCGTACATGGCGATCGGTGAGCGGACGAACGCGAACGGGTCGAAGAAGTTCCGTGAGGCGATGCTGGATGCCCGCTGGGACGACTGTGTGGAGATGGCGCGGGACCAGATCCGTGAGGGCGCGCACATGCTGGACCTGTGCGTGGACTACGTGGGCCGTGACGGTGTCGCGGACATGGAGGAGCTGGCGGGGCGTTTCGCGACGGCCTCGACGCTGCCGATCGTGCTGGACTCCACCGAGGTTCCGGTGATCCAGGCGGGTCTGGAGAAGCTGGGCGGGCGTGCGGTCATCAACTCGGTGAACTACGAGGACGGTGACGGTCCGGAGTCGCGTTTCGCGAAGGTGACGGGGCTGGCGCGGGAGCACGGGGCGGCGCTGATCGCGCTGACCATCGACGAGGAGGGCCAGGCCCGGACCGTCGAGCACAAGGTCGCCATCGCCGAACGCCTCATCGACGACCTGACGGGGAACTGGGGGATCCACGAGTCGGACATCCTCATCGACACCCTGACCTTCACGATCTGCACCGGCCAGGAGGAGTCCCGGGGCGACGGCATCGCCACGATCGAGGCGATCCGTGAGCTCAAGCGCCGCCACCCGGACGTCCAGACCACGCTGGGTCTGTCGAACATTTCGTTCGGGCTGAATCCGGCTGCCCGTGTGCTGCTGAACTCGGTGTTCCTTGACGAGTGTGTCAAGGCGGGTCTGGATTCGGCGATCGTGCACGCGTCGAAGATCCTGCCGATCGCCCGGTTCGACGAGGAGCAGGTCACCACCGCGCTGGACCTGATCTACGACCGGCGGGCCGAGGGCTATGACCCGCTGCAGAAGCTGATGGCGCTGTTCGAGGGCGTGAACACCAAGTCGATGAAGGCCGGCCGCGCCGAGGAACTCCTCGCGCTGCCGCTGGACGAGCGGCTGCAGCGGCGGATCATCGACGGTGAGAAGAACGGCCTGGAGGCCGACCTCGCCGAGGCCCTCCAGACCCGTCCCGCGCTCGACATCGTCAACGACACGCTGCTGGAGGGCATGAAGGTCGTCGGTGAGCTGTTCGGCTCCGGCCAGATGCAGCTGCCGTTCGTGCTGCAGTCGGCCGAGGTCATGAAGACGGCGGTCGCCTATCTCGAGCCGCACATGGAGAAGACCGACGACGAGGGCAAGGGCACCATCGTGCTTGCGACGGTGCGCGGCGACGTCCATGACATCGGCAAGAACCTGGTCGACATCATCTTGACCAACAACGGCTACAACGTCGTGAACATCGGCATCAAGCAGCCGGTGTCCGCGATCCTGGAGGCCGCGCAGGAGCACCGGGCCGACGTGATCGGCATGTCCGGTCTGCTGGTGAAGTCGACCGTGATCATGAAGGAGAACCTGCAGGAGCTCAACCAGCGCAAGCTGGCCGCCGACTACCCGGTCATCCTCGGCGGCGCCGCCCTGACCCGCGCCTACGTCGAACAGGACCTCCACGAAATCTACGAAGGCGAAGTCCGCTACGCCCGCGACGCCTTCGAAGGCCTGCGCCTGATGGACGCCCTCATCGCCGTCAAGCGCGGAGTCCCCGGAGCCTCCCTGCCCGAGCTCAAGCAGCGCCGCGTCGCCAAGAGGGACACGCCCGTCCTCCAGGTGGACGAGCCGGAGGAGCCCGGTGGCCGCTCGGACGTCTCCGTCGACAACCCCGTCCCCACCCCGCCGTTCTGGGGCACCCGCGTGGTCAAGGGCATCCCGCTCAAGGACTACTCCTCCTGGCTCGACGAGGGAGCCCTCTTCAAGGGCCAGTGGGGCCTCAAGCAGGCCCGCGCGGGCGGAGCCACGTACGAGGAGCTCGTCGAGACCGAGGGACGCCCGCGCCTGCGCGGCCTCCTCGACAAGCTGCACACCGAGAACCTCCTCGAGGCCGCGGTCGTCTACGGCTACTTCCCCTGCGTGTCCAAGGGCGAGGACCTGATCATCCTCGACGAGCAGGGCAACGAGCGGACCCGCTTCACCTTCCCGCGCCAGCGCCGCGGCCGCCGCCTGTGCCTCGCGGACTTCTTCCGCCCCGAGGAGTCCGGCGAGACCGACGTCGTCGGCCTCCAGGTCGTCACCGTGGGGTCGAAGATCGGCGAGGCCACCGCCAAGCTGTTCGAGTCCGACTCCTACCGCGAGTACCTGGAGCTGCACGGCCTGTCCGTCCAGCTGGCCGAGGCCATGGCCGAGTACTGGCACGCCCGCGTCCGCGCCGAGCTCGGATTCGGCGGGGAGGACCCGGCCGCGGTCGAGGACATGTTCGACCTCAAGTACCGCGGTGCCCGCTTCTCGCTCGGCTACGGCGCCTGCCCCGACCTGGAGGACCGCGCGAAGATCGCCGACCTCCTCGAGCCGGAGCGGATCGGCGTCCACCTGTCCGAGGAGTTCCAGCTCCACCCCGAGCAGTCCACCGACGCGATCGTCATCCACCACCCCGAAGCGAAGTATTTCAACGCACGCTGA
- a CDS encoding HAD family hydrolase — MTSTVPVPVVRTADGHALQAVLLDMDGTLVDTEGFWWEIEAQIFQELGHRLEESWRDVVVGGPMSRSAAFLIEATGASIGLAELSVLLNERFEARIADQVPLMPGAERLLSELARHNVPTALVSASHRRVIDQVLLTLGRDRFTMTVAGDEVARTKPHPDPYLLAASTLGAHPSRCAVIEDTATGVAAAEAAGCRVVAVPSVGHIEAAPGRTIVRSLEEVDLPFLRSLISPLN, encoded by the coding sequence ATGACCAGCACCGTTCCCGTCCCCGTGGTCCGTACGGCCGACGGGCACGCCCTTCAGGCGGTGCTGCTGGACATGGACGGCACCCTCGTCGACACCGAGGGATTCTGGTGGGAGATCGAGGCGCAGATCTTCCAGGAGCTCGGACACCGGCTCGAGGAATCCTGGAGGGATGTGGTCGTCGGCGGCCCCATGAGCCGCAGCGCCGCGTTCCTGATCGAGGCCACCGGCGCGTCCATCGGCCTCGCCGAGCTCAGCGTGCTCCTCAACGAGCGCTTCGAGGCCCGCATCGCCGACCAGGTTCCGCTGATGCCCGGCGCCGAGCGGCTCCTGAGTGAGCTGGCCCGGCACAACGTGCCCACCGCCCTCGTCTCCGCCTCGCACCGGCGCGTCATCGACCAGGTGCTGCTCACCCTCGGCCGGGACCGCTTCACGATGACGGTCGCCGGGGACGAGGTGGCCCGTACCAAGCCGCACCCCGACCCGTACCTGCTCGCCGCCAGCACCCTCGGCGCCCACCCCTCCCGGTGCGCCGTCATCGAGGACACCGCCACCGGCGTGGCCGCCGCCGAGGCCGCCGGCTGCCGGGTCGTGGCCGTCCCCTCGGTCGGCCACATCGAGGCCGCCCCGGGCCGGACGATCGTGCGCTCGCTGGAGGAAGTCGACCTGCCCTTCCTGCGGTCCCTCATCAGCCCGCTGAACTGA
- a CDS encoding ABC transporter substrate-binding protein → MNRKTMVLTAAAGLLTPTLAACGSASGGGAGSGAIVVGTTDRFEAAEFAPAPFDPAYAYDAGAWNVLRQTVQTLMHTPRGGGQPVPEAASDCRFTDTGNESYRCTLRPGLKFASGDPLTAKDVKFSIDRVRAIKDENGPSSLLSTLDSVEAKGADTVVFHLKTPDATFPYKLSTPATGIVSEKSYDAKKLREGFEVDGSGPYTMKAEVKDNHLVRAVFSKNPNYKGDLKLQNDKVELRTFADSGAMGTALTDGKIHMVSRTLSPAQIADFAGKPPKGVKLVQMPGLEIRYIGFNTEAPVVKDKAVRQALAAAVDRNALISKVYGKSAQPLYSLVPTNVTGHVNSFFSKYGEANTTKAAALLKDAGIKTPVKLTLHYTNDHYGDGTAAEFEALKAQLNSTQLFDITVQGSDWADFRPAQKKGDHAAYGLGWFPDYPDADNFLAPFLEQDNFLGTPYANSAVRTRLLPESRRAVDRNVAGPAIAEIQDIVAEDVPVLPLWQGKQYVAARDGITGVEWSVNAISDLQLWELGRGVSG, encoded by the coding sequence ATGAACCGCAAGACCATGGTGCTGACGGCCGCGGCCGGACTGCTCACGCCCACGCTCGCCGCATGCGGCAGCGCCAGTGGCGGAGGAGCGGGATCCGGGGCGATCGTCGTCGGGACCACCGACCGGTTCGAGGCCGCCGAGTTCGCCCCCGCCCCGTTCGACCCGGCGTACGCCTACGACGCCGGCGCCTGGAACGTCCTGCGCCAGACCGTCCAGACCCTGATGCACACCCCGCGCGGCGGCGGCCAGCCCGTCCCCGAAGCGGCCTCCGACTGCCGCTTCACCGACACCGGCAACGAGAGCTACCGCTGCACCCTGCGCCCCGGTCTGAAGTTCGCGAGCGGCGACCCCCTCACCGCCAAGGACGTCAAGTTCTCCATTGACCGGGTCCGCGCCATCAAGGACGAGAACGGCCCGTCCTCGCTGCTCTCCACGCTCGACAGCGTCGAGGCCAAGGGCGCCGACACCGTCGTCTTCCACCTGAAGACGCCGGACGCGACCTTCCCGTACAAGCTCTCCACCCCCGCCACCGGCATCGTCAGCGAGAAGAGCTACGACGCCAAGAAGCTCCGCGAGGGCTTCGAGGTCGACGGCTCCGGCCCGTACACGATGAAGGCCGAGGTCAAGGACAACCACCTCGTCCGGGCCGTCTTCAGCAAGAACCCGAACTACAAGGGCGACCTCAAGCTCCAGAACGACAAGGTCGAACTGCGGACCTTCGCAGACTCCGGCGCCATGGGCACGGCACTCACCGACGGCAAGATCCACATGGTCTCCCGCACCCTGTCGCCCGCCCAGATCGCCGACTTCGCGGGCAAGCCCCCCAAGGGCGTCAAGCTCGTCCAGATGCCCGGCCTGGAGATCCGCTACATCGGCTTCAACACCGAGGCCCCGGTCGTCAAGGACAAGGCCGTACGCCAGGCCCTCGCCGCTGCCGTCGACCGCAACGCCCTCATCTCCAAGGTCTACGGCAAGTCCGCGCAGCCGCTCTACTCGCTGGTCCCCACCAACGTGACCGGCCACGTCAACTCCTTCTTCAGCAAGTACGGCGAGGCCAACACCACCAAGGCCGCCGCCCTGCTGAAGGACGCCGGGATCAAGACCCCGGTCAAGCTGACGCTCCACTACACCAACGACCACTACGGCGACGGAACGGCCGCCGAGTTCGAGGCCCTCAAGGCCCAGCTGAACTCCACCCAGCTGTTCGACATCACCGTCCAGGGCAGCGACTGGGCCGACTTCCGGCCCGCGCAGAAGAAGGGCGACCACGCCGCCTACGGGCTCGGCTGGTTCCCCGACTACCCGGACGCCGACAACTTCCTCGCCCCGTTCCTGGAGCAGGACAACTTCCTGGGCACGCCGTACGCCAACAGTGCGGTGCGCACCAGGCTCCTCCCCGAATCCCGGCGCGCCGTCGACCGCAACGTCGCCGGCCCCGCGATCGCGGAGATACAGGACATCGTCGCCGAGGACGTACCCGTCCTGCCCCTGTGGCAGGGCAAGCAGTACGTCGCCGCACGCGACGGGATCACCGGAGTGGAGTGGTCGGTCAACGCCATCTCCGACCTCCAGCTGTGGGAGCTCGGCCGGGGTGTCAGCGGCTGA